In one Campylobacter insulaenigrae NCTC 12927 genomic region, the following are encoded:
- the folD gene encoding bifunctional methylenetetrahydrofolate dehydrogenase/methenyltetrahydrofolate cyclohydrolase FolD, translating to MVLLDGKQLSNQIKDKLKNEVIELKNKGIEPCLAVILVGEDNASTTYVNSKARACEQCGIKSLVYKLDVNTTQNELFALINTLNHDDSVDGILVQLPLPKHINKDMILESISFNKDVDGFHPFNVGNLNLNLRGGFLPCTPLGVMKLLKHYSIKLEGADVVVIGASNIVGRPMATLLLNANASVSICHIYTKDLKAYTKNADIIIVAAGCPDLLKEDMIKDGVVVVDVGINRVNGKIVGDVDFDNVSKKTSFITPVPGGVGPMTIAMLLENTIKSAKNRIQV from the coding sequence ATGGTACTTTTAGATGGTAAGCAATTAAGTAATCAAATAAAAGATAAATTAAAAAACGAAGTAATAGAACTAAAAAATAAAGGTATTGAACCTTGCTTAGCTGTGATTTTAGTAGGTGAGGATAATGCGAGCACTACTTATGTAAATTCTAAAGCTAGAGCATGTGAGCAATGTGGAATTAAATCTTTGGTATACAAATTAGATGTTAACACAACACAGAATGAATTATTTGCACTTATAAATACGCTAAATCACGATGATAGTGTAGATGGTATTTTGGTTCAACTTCCTCTTCCTAAGCACATCAATAAAGATATGATTTTAGAAAGTATAAGTTTTAACAAAGATGTAGACGGATTTCATCCTTTTAATGTTGGGAATTTAAATTTAAATTTAAGAGGCGGTTTTCTACCTTGTACTCCTTTAGGGGTAATGAAACTTTTAAAACATTACAGTATAAAATTAGAGGGTGCTGATGTAGTTGTAATAGGCGCTTCAAATATAGTAGGACGTCCTATGGCTACACTTTTATTAAACGCTAATGCTAGTGTGAGTATTTGTCATATATATACTAAAGATTTAAAAGCTTATACAAAAAATGCAGATATTATTATAGTTGCTGCTGGGTGTCCTGATCTTTTAAAAGAAGATATGATAAAAGACGGTGTAGTGGTAGTTGATGTAGGGATTAATAGGGTGAATGGTAAAATAGTTGGTGATGTGGATTTTGATAATGTTAGTAAAAAGACAAGTTTTATTACTCCTGTTCCTGGTGGAGTTGGACCAATGACAATTGCTATGCTTTTAGAAAATACTATAAAATCTGCTAAAAATAGGATACAAGTATGA
- the lepB gene encoding signal peptidase I, which produces MNLLRKIYKFTQSWTGTLVIVLLVIFFFIQAFTIPSGSMKNTLLVGDFLFVKKFSYGIPTPHIPWVEIPILPDFNKNGHLVSGEGPKRGDIVVFRYPHEPKIHYVKRCVAKGGDEVIFANKTLYIRMIEGDEYMKDFYPNKTKIIDGKIYVKEPYLEKGIHYDERVDIESIFFRYLNLGQFAMKPMSFNELGSDNIYGYNAYYFKVPENEYFMMGDNRDHSSDSRFWGSVDYKFIVGQPWFIYFSWDEDKKVRWERVGRLVETIENDKRFIHHNESDIEALE; this is translated from the coding sequence ATGAATTTGTTAAGAAAAATATATAAATTTACACAATCGTGGACTGGAACTTTAGTTATAGTATTATTGGTGATATTTTTCTTTATCCAAGCTTTTACCATTCCAAGTGGCTCTATGAAGAATACTTTATTAGTAGGTGATTTTTTGTTTGTAAAAAAATTTTCATATGGTATACCTACACCACATATACCTTGGGTGGAAATTCCCATTTTACCTGATTTTAATAAAAATGGTCATTTAGTTAGCGGTGAAGGTCCAAAAAGAGGAGATATTGTTGTTTTTAGATATCCACATGAGCCTAAAATCCACTATGTAAAAAGATGCGTAGCAAAAGGTGGCGATGAGGTTATTTTTGCAAATAAAACTTTATATATTCGTATGATTGAAGGTGATGAATATATGAAAGATTTTTATCCTAACAAAACAAAAATAATAGATGGAAAAATATATGTTAAGGAGCCTTATCTTGAAAAAGGAATTCATTATGATGAGAGGGTAGATATTGAAAGTATATTTTTTAGATATTTAAATTTAGGTCAGTTTGCAATGAAACCCATGTCTTTTAATGAATTAGGATCTGATAATATTTATGGCTATAACGCTTATTATTTTAAGGTTCCTGAAAATGAGTATTTTATGATGGGTGATAATCGTGATCATTCTAGTGATAGTAGATTTTGGGGAAGTGTAGATTATAAATTTATAGTAGGACAGCCTTGGTTTATTTATTTTTCGTGGGATGAAGATAAAAAGGTTAGATGGGAAAGAGTGGGGCGTTTAGTAGAAACTATAGAAAACGATAAACGTTTTATTCATCATAATGAAAGCGATATAGAAGCTTTAGAATAA
- a CDS encoding pyridoxal phosphate-dependent aminotransferase, which yields MLSQRSQNLGESLTLVMTDIAKNLKANGEKVISFSAGEPDFDTPKIIKDAAISAIEKGCGAYTPVVGIKEVIEAIQYKFKNDNNLEYKANEIITNVGAKHSLFMAIECLVQEGDEVIIPSPYWVSYPEMVKFAGGTPVFIEGDAKNGFKITPEQLKNALTPKTKVLMFNSPSNPTGSIYSKEEIIALAKVLEGSKVVVLSDEIYEKLVYDGKFYAFAQASEDAFNRTVSINGLSKCGAMPGWRFGYMASKMSDFNNAVKKLQGQSTSNICSIIQHAALPALLGKANADIESMRQAFLQRRGLACKILSQCSKLKLEQIPQGAFYLFISCKEVDGDSMRFCKRLLEEEKVALVPGIGFGMEGYFRLSYATNEKDIEEGCQKIVDFVKRY from the coding sequence ATGCTAAGTCAAAGATCTCAAAATCTTGGAGAATCTCTAACTTTAGTTATGACTGATATTGCTAAAAATTTGAAAGCAAATGGAGAAAAGGTTATTAGTTTTTCAGCAGGAGAACCTGATTTTGATACTCCAAAAATTATCAAAGATGCGGCAATAAGTGCTATAGAGAAAGGTTGTGGCGCATATACGCCAGTTGTTGGTATAAAAGAAGTAATAGAAGCTATACAATACAAATTTAAAAATGATAACAATCTTGAATATAAAGCAAATGAAATTATCACCAATGTAGGAGCTAAACATTCTTTATTTATGGCAATTGAATGCTTAGTGCAAGAAGGTGATGAGGTAATTATACCTAGTCCTTATTGGGTGAGCTACCCTGAAATGGTTAAATTTGCAGGCGGAACTCCAGTATTTATAGAAGGTGATGCTAAAAATGGTTTTAAGATTACTCCTGAACAATTAAAAAACGCACTTACACCAAAAACAAAGGTTTTGATGTTTAATTCTCCTTCAAATCCTACAGGTTCTATATATTCTAAAGAAGAAATTATTGCTTTAGCTAAAGTTTTAGAAGGAAGTAAGGTCGTAGTTTTAAGTGATGAAATTTATGAAAAGTTGGTGTATGATGGAAAGTTTTATGCATTTGCTCAAGCTAGTGAAGATGCATTTAATAGAACTGTGAGTATAAATGGACTTAGTAAATGTGGAGCTATGCCAGGATGGCGTTTTGGTTATATGGCTAGCAAGATGAGTGATTTTAATAATGCAGTAAAAAAACTTCAAGGACAAAGCACTTCTAATATTTGTTCGATTATACAGCATGCTGCTTTACCAGCTTTATTAGGAAAAGCAAACGCTGATATTGAATCAATGAGACAAGCATTTTTGCAGCGTCGAGGATTAGCTTGTAAAATTTTATCTCAATGTTCAAAATTAAAATTAGAACAAATTCCTCAAGGAGCATTTTATTTATTTATTTCTTGTAAAGAAGTTGATGGTGATTCAATGAGATTTTGTAAAAGATTATTAGAAGAAGAGAAAGTTGCTTTAGTGCCCGGAATAGGATTTGGCATGGAAGGATATTTTAGACTTTCTTATGCTACCAATGAAAAAGATATAGAAGAGGGTTGCCAAAAAATTGTTGATTTTGTGAAAAGATATTAA
- the tgt gene encoding tRNA guanosine(34) transglycosylase Tgt, with protein sequence MQFKVEYKSANARACRIKTSHSEILTPIFMPVGTLAAVKSLDAVDMNEILNAKIILANTYHLYLRPGSKIINKMGGLHGFSKFNGSFLTDSGGFQAFSLNKNSKPNEGGIEFKSHIDGSLHYFTPQSVLDAQYDFNSDIMMILDDLVALPATKERIDLSLKRTIKWAKEAIKYHKMKQNQGIGIGQNIFGIIQGGVDFEARKQCSLSLCEMDFDGLAIGGLSVGEENQVMYDTIEAMMPFVDEDRPRYLMGVGTPEDLVENVSRGVDMFDCVMPTRNARNGTFFTSFGKFNIKKSDFITDYLPIDPKCSCYTCKNFSRAYLNHLFKAKELTFFRLASLHNLHYYLDLARQMREAIIKDEFEKFKKEFYSQRMT encoded by the coding sequence ATGCAGTTTAAAGTAGAATATAAAAGTGCAAATGCAAGAGCTTGCAGAATTAAAACTTCTCATAGTGAAATTTTAACTCCAATTTTTATGCCTGTTGGGACTTTAGCTGCGGTTAAAAGCTTAGATGCGGTTGATATGAATGAAATTTTAAATGCAAAGATTATTTTAGCAAATACTTATCATTTATATTTAAGACCTGGTTCAAAAATTATTAATAAAATGGGTGGATTGCATGGTTTTAGTAAGTTTAATGGATCATTTTTGACAGACAGTGGAGGGTTTCAAGCTTTTTCTTTAAATAAAAATTCAAAGCCAAATGAAGGTGGAATAGAATTTAAAAGTCATATTGATGGTAGTTTACATTATTTTACCCCTCAAAGTGTTTTAGATGCTCAATATGATTTTAATTCTGATATTATGATGATTTTAGATGATTTGGTTGCTTTGCCAGCTACTAAGGAGCGTATCGATCTTTCTTTAAAAAGAACTATTAAATGGGCAAAAGAAGCTATTAAATATCATAAAATGAAGCAAAATCAAGGTATAGGCATAGGGCAAAATATTTTTGGGATCATTCAAGGTGGAGTAGATTTTGAAGCCAGAAAACAATGCTCTTTATCGCTTTGTGAAATGGATTTTGATGGTTTGGCTATTGGTGGCTTGAGTGTTGGAGAAGAAAATCAAGTAATGTATGATACAATAGAGGCTATGATGCCTTTTGTTGATGAAGATAGACCAAGATATCTTATGGGGGTTGGGACACCTGAAGACTTGGTTGAAAATGTTTCTCGTGGGGTTGATATGTTTGATTGTGTTATGCCAACTAGAAATGCAAGAAATGGAACTTTTTTTACTAGTTTTGGTAAATTTAATATCAAAAAATCTGATTTTATTACAGATTATTTGCCGATTGATCCTAAATGTTCGTGCTATACTTGTAAAAATTTTTCAAGAGCTTACTTAAATCATTTATTTAAAGCCAAGGAATTAACTTTTTTTCGACTTGCAAGTTTACATAATTTACATTATTATTTAGATTTAGCAAGACAAATGAGAGAAGCTATTATAAAAGATGAATTCGAAAAATTTAAAAAAGAATTTTATAGTCAAAGAATGACTTAA
- a CDS encoding acetyl-CoA carboxylase subunit A, with protein sequence MIHKILIANRGEIAVRVIRACRDLHIKSVAVYTEPDYECLHVKVADEAYRIGTDPIRGYLDAQRIVEIAKACGADAIHPGYGFLSENYEFAKECEDAGIIFIGPKSDVIRKMGNKNIARYLMKKNGIPIVPGTEKLNHCTLEEIKLQALKIGYPVILKASGGGGGRGIRVVHREEDLEKAFDACKREALSFFKNDEVFMEKYVINPRHIEFQILADNYGNIIHLCERDCSIQRRHQKIIEIAPCPSISEKLRKTIGVTAVAAAKAVGYTNVGTVEFLLDDYNKFYFMEMNTRIQVEHPITEEITGIDLVTRQIRIANGEILDLEQSDIKPRGFAIEARITAENVWKNFIPSPGKITEYFPALGPSVRVDSHLYKGYVVPPYYDSLLAKLIVKGSSYDSALNRLERALKEFVIDDIRTTVPFLIAITKIREFRRGYFDTSFIETHIEELLEKTEDRHQENKEEIIAAIAATLQKLKESRE encoded by the coding sequence ATGATTCATAAAATTTTAATAGCTAATAGAGGTGAAATAGCGGTTAGAGTAATACGTGCTTGTAGAGATTTACATATAAAGAGCGTAGCTGTTTATACTGAGCCTGACTATGAATGTTTACATGTTAAAGTGGCGGATGAAGCTTATAGAATTGGCACTGATCCTATACGAGGATATTTAGATGCTCAAAGGATAGTTGAGATTGCGAAAGCATGTGGTGCAGATGCTATCCATCCTGGCTATGGTTTTTTGAGTGAAAATTATGAATTTGCTAAAGAATGTGAAGATGCGGGTATTATTTTTATAGGACCAAAATCTGATGTAATTCGTAAAATGGGAAATAAAAATATTGCAAGATACTTAATGAAAAAAAATGGAATTCCTATAGTTCCTGGTACTGAAAAATTAAATCATTGCACTTTAGAAGAAATTAAACTTCAAGCTTTAAAAATAGGTTATCCTGTTATTTTAAAAGCAAGTGGTGGAGGTGGCGGTAGAGGTATTCGAGTAGTCCACAGGGAAGAAGATTTAGAAAAAGCTTTTGATGCATGCAAAAGAGAAGCACTTAGTTTTTTTAAAAATGATGAAGTTTTTATGGAAAAATATGTTATTAATCCAAGGCATATTGAATTTCAGATTTTGGCTGATAATTATGGAAATATTATTCATCTTTGTGAAAGAGATTGTTCTATACAAAGAAGACATCAAAAAATTATAGAAATAGCTCCTTGTCCAAGTATTTCTGAAAAATTGAGAAAAACCATAGGTGTAACGGCTGTTGCTGCAGCTAAGGCTGTTGGATACACTAATGTTGGGACTGTAGAGTTTTTGCTTGATGATTATAATAAATTTTATTTTATGGAAATGAACACAAGAATTCAAGTAGAGCATCCAATTACAGAAGAAATTACAGGAATTGATCTTGTAACAAGACAAATTCGCATAGCAAATGGTGAAATTTTAGATTTAGAACAAAGTGATATTAAACCAAGAGGTTTTGCTATTGAAGCTAGAATTACAGCTGAAAATGTATGGAAAAATTTTATTCCAAGTCCAGGTAAAATTACTGAGTATTTTCCAGCTTTAGGTCCTTCAGTAAGAGTTGATAGTCATTTATATAAAGGTTATGTTGTTCCTCCTTATTATGATTCTTTATTAGCAAAATTAATTGTAAAAGGTTCAAGTTATGATAGTGCGTTAAATAGACTTGAAAGAGCTTTGAAAGAATTTGTAATTGATGACATTAGAACTACTGTACCATTTTTAATAGCTATTACCAAAATTCGAGAATTTAGAAGAGGGTATTTTGATACTTCGTTTATAGAAACTCATATAGAAGAGCTTTTAGAAAAAACTGAAGATAGACATCAAGAAAATAAAGAAGAAATAATAGCCGCTATTGCTGCAACTTTACAAAAGTTAAAAGAAAGTAGGGAATGA
- a CDS encoding arginyltransferase translates to MNNIGFCTLEEECPYLNEKMCRNEYNYVPLITKEQNQELVSRGWRRFGSYFSRPICKDCNECQNLRIVTQNFHFSRNYRRVLKKNIATKIILQKPSLSDEHLLLYEKYHHHQRDKKLWKIYNLNFRKYYNLYVDNARNFGYELDFYVDNKLVCVDLIDILNDGISSIYCFYDPDFSHLSLGKYSLLTEIKLAQLKNLKYIYLGYFVKKCQSLSYKADYSPNEILEYTSALNEQAFLWC, encoded by the coding sequence ATGAATAATATAGGCTTTTGCACTTTAGAAGAAGAGTGTCCATATCTTAATGAAAAAATGTGTAGAAATGAATATAATTATGTTCCTTTGATTACAAAAGAACAAAATCAAGAATTAGTTTCACGAGGATGGAGACGTTTTGGATCATATTTTTCAAGACCTATTTGTAAAGATTGTAATGAATGTCAAAATTTAAGAATAGTAACTCAAAATTTTCATTTTAGTAGAAATTATCGTAGGGTTTTAAAAAAAAATATTGCTACTAAAATTATTTTACAAAAACCTTCTTTGAGTGATGAGCATTTATTACTTTATGAAAAATATCATCACCACCAAAGAGATAAAAAATTATGGAAAATTTATAATTTAAATTTTAGAAAATATTATAATTTATATGTAGATAATGCCAGAAATTTCGGATATGAGCTTGATTTTTATGTTGATAATAAATTAGTCTGTGTAGATTTGATAGATATTTTAAATGATGGAATTTCGAGTATTTATTGTTTTTATGATCCTGATTTTTCTCATTTAAGTCTTGGAAAATATTCTCTTTTGACAGAAATTAAACTTGCTCAACTTAAAAATTTAAAATATATCTATCTAGGATATTTTGTAAAAAAGTGTCAATCTTTATCATATAAAGCCGATTATAGTCCAAATGAAATTTTAGAATACACTAGTGCTTTAAATGAACAAGCGTTTTTATGGTGTTAA
- a CDS encoding adenylosuccinate lyase: MQVVQTLESVSLNTDDFLMFRYFQDLIRKNFSKVIGNKNKTLSFFVENEIPQRRYFLKLVNHKYKKDTGNDIDNLAFAHYKTFKLNLAQANTLKPVIFAKIGFAQRSILITLSSNEKIFAVYLEQYFKNHKSSYDEKNCIFSVDYKDDTTLNLLEILASVNEHLKYCVDFTINETQLLEFRNKMKNKTNTNWKFNALAKLFENYFQTLGCNNNDDFATIRQNYLNLVKIYHPDRHQGKSKIEQAYCREEFEKIQLAYESLKSLYKNNS, translated from the coding sequence ATGCAAGTTGTTCAAACTTTAGAATCAGTTAGTCTTAATACTGATGATTTTTTAATGTTTAGATATTTTCAAGATCTTATCCGTAAAAATTTTTCAAAAGTCATAGGAAATAAAAATAAAACTTTATCTTTTTTTGTAGAGAATGAAATTCCTCAAAGAAGATATTTTTTGAAACTTGTAAATCATAAATACAAAAAAGATACGGGAAATGATATAGATAATCTTGCATTTGCTCATTATAAAACGTTTAAATTAAATTTAGCTCAAGCAAATACATTAAAACCAGTTATTTTTGCTAAAATTGGTTTTGCTCAAAGAAGTATTTTGATTACTTTAAGTTCTAATGAAAAGATTTTTGCTGTGTATTTAGAACAGTATTTTAAAAATCATAAGAGCTCTTATGATGAAAAAAATTGTATTTTTTCTGTCGATTATAAAGATGATACGACTCTAAATTTATTGGAAATTTTAGCTAGTGTTAACGAGCATTTAAAATATTGTGTTGATTTTACCATCAATGAAACACAACTTTTAGAGTTTAGAAATAAAATGAAAAATAAAACTAATACAAACTGGAAATTTAATGCTCTTGCCAAACTTTTTGAAAATTATTTTCAAACTTTAGGTTGTAATAATAACGATGATTTTGCGACTATAAGACAGAATTATTTAAATTTAGTTAAAATTTATCATCCTGATCGCCATCAAGGAAAAAGTAAAATAGAACAAGCTTATTGTAGAGAAGAATTTGAAAAAATTCAACTTGCCTATGAAAGTTTAAAGTCTTTATATAAAAATAATAGTTAA
- the ftsW gene encoding putative lipid II flippase FtsW — translation MIADRKLFFLSCILITIGILFSYSLSAFTVLYLEYNEFHFFIRQLFFGLSGIGIIYFVSRLNPDSKQSKYLMTTILIISFLCIIILPFLPTFLATAAGGAKRWIRLGPLSISPVEFFKIGLIYFLAWSYTRRIDDSKKAIKHEILILTPYLILASIVIGYIYITQNDLGQSAISFFLVFALAFFAGASKRLFAFGIVVVGMIGILVILNNQRRIQRITAWWGNIQDAFLPLFPDWIANNLRVVHGSEPYQISHSLNAIAHGGIFGEGLGLGTFKLGFLSEVHTDFVLSGITEEIGLLGLAIICFIYLLVILRIFRIAGRCENKMHFLFCSGVALLLLFSFFMNAFGIISLTPLKGVAVPLLSYGGSSMWSICLGIGYVLMISKKVKI, via the coding sequence TTGATTGCCGATAGAAAATTATTTTTTTTAAGCTGTATTTTAATTACCATAGGAATACTTTTTTCTTATTCTCTCAGTGCCTTTACTGTCCTTTATTTAGAATATAATGAATTTCATTTTTTTATTAGACAGCTTTTTTTTGGACTTAGTGGTATTGGTATAATTTATTTTGTTTCGCGACTTAATCCAGATAGTAAACAATCTAAATATTTAATGACAACGATTTTAATAATTTCTTTTTTATGTATTATTATTTTGCCTTTCTTACCTACTTTCTTAGCTACTGCAGCAGGAGGTGCCAAAAGATGGATTAGGCTTGGACCTTTGTCTATTTCTCCTGTTGAATTTTTTAAAATAGGTTTGATATATTTTCTTGCTTGGTCTTATACTAGAAGAATTGATGATAGCAAAAAAGCTATTAAGCATGAAATTTTAATCTTAACTCCATATTTGATATTAGCAAGTATTGTGATTGGTTATATTTATATTACACAAAACGATTTGGGTCAAAGTGCGATTTCGTTTTTTTTAGTTTTTGCTTTGGCATTTTTTGCAGGAGCTAGTAAGAGACTTTTTGCTTTTGGTATTGTAGTAGTTGGAATGATAGGAATTTTGGTAATCTTAAATAACCAAAGAAGAATTCAACGTATTACAGCATGGTGGGGTAATATACAAGATGCATTTTTACCTTTATTTCCAGATTGGATAGCAAACAATTTAAGAGTGGTTCATGGTTCTGAACCTTATCAAATTTCTCATAGCCTAAACGCTATTGCACATGGTGGAATTTTTGGAGAAGGTTTGGGGCTTGGTACTTTTAAATTAGGATTTTTAAGTGAAGTTCATACAGATTTTGTTTTATCTGGAATAACAGAAGAAATTGGACTATTGGGGCTGGCTATAATTTGTTTTATTTATTTACTTGTTATACTTAGAATATTTAGGATAGCTGGAAGATGTGAAAATAAAATGCATTTTTTATTTTGTTCAGGAGTTGCTTTGTTGCTATTATTTTCATTTTTTATGAATGCTTTTGGAATTATTTCTCTTACTCCATTAAAAGGCGTTGCTGTTCCACTTTTAAGCTATGGAGGTAGTTCTATGTGGTCAATTTGCCTTGGCATAGGTTATGTTTTGATGATTAGCAAAAAAGTAAAAATTTAA